The following proteins come from a genomic window of Achromobacter sp. AONIH1:
- a CDS encoding SurA N-terminal domain-containing protein — protein sequence MFEFIRSHRRWMQFILLLLIVPSFFLVGIQGYESFMRKEPELATVAGQPVTRAEFDQAHRNQLEQFRQRQGAQFDPAVVDTPFVRQGLLNELINQRLMANVVIDNRLSVSDTTLRNYILKNVPEVQANGVFSRERYDQVLAAQGLTTNTFEASVRRDLSIGRVLEPVGMTARAPAEVVASLETALTQTRSVQLRRFAAADYRSKVDVGPADIQSWYDANKQQLQIPEQVQVQYLVLDEAAATQGVQVKDEDLASYYEQNKTRFGQPERRRVSHIMINLPAGASEDARKAARAKADELDKLAVADPSRFAELARKESQDAGSAANGGDLGWQQKGALPGSLDKAAFGLNKDQVSGVVESPSGLHILKLTEIQPAAIKPLAEVKDQLAGEVRKQLAAVRFSEMASQLSKQVYDQRDSLQPAADAVGLKLRTAAGVTREGLLPADKAGPGSAAAGPDAALLDNPRVRQALFSADVLREKQNSGVIELAPDTMLAVRVAAVEPAHVPPLDKVSETIRAKLLDERSAEAAKQAGEAALAAYKANPAASPEGFAGVVIVSRQDPGGLPRAVLDAIMRQPAGALPAYVGVQAGADYTVARLEKVEAGKVEQAERESLAGQLAGAYGQAESEAVLRMLREQYKVQLLPASADAIKGEQPASAG from the coding sequence ATGTTCGAATTTATTCGCAGCCATCGTCGCTGGATGCAGTTCATTCTGCTGCTTCTGATCGTGCCGTCCTTTTTCCTGGTCGGCATACAGGGCTATGAAAGCTTCATGCGCAAGGAGCCCGAGCTGGCCACGGTCGCGGGCCAGCCCGTCACCCGCGCCGAGTTCGACCAGGCCCATCGCAATCAGCTGGAGCAGTTCCGCCAGCGCCAGGGCGCGCAGTTCGACCCCGCCGTGGTCGATACGCCGTTCGTGCGCCAGGGCCTGCTGAACGAGCTGATCAACCAGCGCCTGATGGCGAACGTCGTCATCGACAACCGTCTGTCGGTGTCGGACACCACGCTGCGCAACTACATCCTCAAGAATGTTCCCGAGGTCCAGGCCAATGGCGTCTTCTCGCGGGAACGCTACGATCAGGTGTTGGCCGCGCAGGGCTTGACGACGAATACGTTCGAAGCCAGCGTGCGCCGCGACCTGTCGATCGGCCGCGTGCTCGAACCCGTGGGCATGACCGCCCGCGCGCCCGCCGAAGTGGTGGCTTCGCTGGAAACCGCGCTGACCCAGACCCGTTCGGTCCAGCTGCGCCGCTTCGCCGCCGCCGACTACCGTTCGAAGGTCGATGTGGGCCCGGCCGACATCCAGTCCTGGTACGACGCCAACAAGCAGCAGCTGCAGATTCCCGAGCAGGTCCAGGTGCAGTACCTGGTGCTGGACGAAGCCGCCGCCACCCAGGGCGTGCAGGTCAAGGACGAAGACCTGGCCTCGTACTACGAACAGAACAAGACCCGCTTCGGCCAGCCCGAGCGCCGCCGCGTCAGCCATATCATGATCAACCTGCCGGCCGGCGCCTCGGAAGATGCGCGCAAGGCCGCTCGCGCCAAGGCCGACGAGCTGGACAAGCTGGCCGTGGCCGACCCGTCCAGGTTCGCCGAACTGGCTCGCAAGGAATCGCAGGACGCCGGCTCGGCCGCCAATGGCGGCGACCTGGGCTGGCAGCAGAAGGGCGCGTTGCCCGGTTCGCTGGACAAGGCCGCCTTCGGCCTGAACAAGGACCAGGTCTCCGGCGTCGTCGAAAGCCCCAGCGGCCTGCACATCCTCAAGCTGACCGAGATCCAGCCCGCCGCGATCAAGCCGCTGGCCGAGGTCAAGGACCAGCTCGCCGGCGAAGTGCGCAAGCAGCTCGCCGCCGTGCGTTTCTCGGAAATGGCCAGCCAGCTGAGCAAGCAGGTCTATGACCAGCGCGACAGCCTGCAGCCCGCCGCCGACGCGGTCGGCCTGAAGCTGCGCACCGCCGCCGGCGTGACCCGCGAAGGCCTGCTGCCCGCCGACAAGGCCGGTCCTGGCTCGGCCGCCGCCGGTCCGGACGCCGCGCTGCTGGACAACCCGCGCGTGCGCCAGGCGCTGTTCTCGGCCGACGTGCTGCGCGAAAAGCAGAATTCCGGCGTGATCGAGCTGGCTCCGGACACCATGCTGGCCGTGCGCGTCGCCGCCGTGGAGCCGGCCCACGTGCCGCCGCTGGACAAGGTCAGCGAGACCATCCGCGCCAAGCTGCTGGACGAGCGCTCGGCCGAAGCCGCCAAGCAGGCTGGTGAAGCCGCGCTGGCCGCCTACAAGGCCAATCCGGCAGCCTCGCCCGAAGGCTTCGCCGGCGTGGTGATCGTGTCGCGCCAGGATCCGGGCGGCCTGCCGCGCGCGGTGCTGGACGCCATCATGCGCCAGCCGGCCGGCGCGCTGCCCGCCTATGTCGGCGTGCAGGCTGGCGCCGACTATACGGTGGCGCGCCTGGAGAAGGTCGAAGCGGGCAAGGTCGAGCAGGCCGAGCGCGAGAGCCTGGCGGGCCAGTTGGCCGGCGCTTATGGCCAGGCCGAAAGCGAAGCCGTGCTGCGCATGCTGCGCGAGCAGTACAAGGTGCAGTTGCTGCCGGCCTCGGCCGACGCCATCAAGGGCGAGCAGCCCGCCTCGGCGGGCTGA
- a CDS encoding M20/M25/M40 family metallo-hydrolase — MTPRLCPFLARAAGAAVLFLGSAAAWSAPVAAVHEAAQAERQAMLDTMRDLVGIESGSKDVEGVERIAALVRDRLAALGGKAEIIQPAQVFRLDDTPEKVGPMVRAEFLGSGDRKIMLIAHMDTVYRNGMLKDQPFRIDGDKAYGLGIADDKHGVAAIIHTLALLRKLDFRGYGKITVLINGDEEISSPGARDTITALAADQDAVFSYEGGGAEARLTLATSGIGAAYLTVQGKTSHAGARPEGGINALYELAHQVLQMDKLSQPEKGLKLNWTIAQAGTNRNVIPGQATAQADARALRVADFDALARTLEEKSRNKLLPESKVSVKFEVRRPPLEATAASRALASHGVAIYQELGLPMKVVDRASGGGTDAAFAALKARGPVIEGMGLSGFGAHSNEAEYIQIGSIVPRLYLSTRMIMDVSQGKAPLK, encoded by the coding sequence ATGACTCCGCGCCTTTGCCCTTTCCTCGCCCGCGCCGCTGGCGCCGCCGTCCTGTTCCTGGGCAGCGCCGCCGCCTGGAGCGCGCCCGTGGCGGCCGTGCACGAGGCCGCCCAGGCCGAGCGGCAGGCCATGCTGGACACCATGCGCGACCTGGTCGGCATCGAATCCGGCAGCAAGGACGTCGAAGGCGTGGAGCGCATCGCCGCGCTGGTGCGCGACCGGCTGGCGGCGCTGGGCGGCAAGGCCGAGATCATCCAGCCCGCCCAGGTCTTCCGCCTGGACGACACGCCGGAGAAGGTCGGCCCCATGGTGCGGGCCGAGTTCCTGGGCAGCGGCGACAGGAAGATCATGCTGATCGCCCATATGGACACCGTCTACCGCAACGGCATGCTCAAGGACCAGCCCTTCCGCATCGACGGCGACAAGGCCTATGGCCTGGGCATCGCCGACGACAAGCACGGCGTGGCGGCCATCATCCACACCCTGGCCCTGCTGCGCAAGCTGGACTTCCGCGGCTACGGCAAGATCACCGTGCTGATCAACGGCGACGAGGAAATCAGCTCGCCGGGCGCGCGCGACACCATCACCGCCCTCGCGGCCGACCAGGACGCCGTGTTCTCGTATGAAGGCGGCGGCGCCGAAGCCCGGCTGACGCTGGCCACCAGCGGCATCGGCGCGGCCTACCTGACGGTGCAGGGCAAGACCTCGCACGCGGGCGCGCGGCCCGAGGGCGGCATCAACGCGCTGTACGAGCTGGCCCACCAGGTGCTGCAGATGGACAAGCTGTCGCAGCCCGAAAAAGGCTTGAAGCTGAACTGGACCATCGCCCAGGCCGGCACCAACCGCAACGTCATCCCGGGCCAGGCCACGGCCCAGGCCGACGCCCGCGCGCTGCGCGTGGCCGATTTCGACGCGCTGGCGCGCACGCTGGAGGAAAAGTCACGCAACAAGCTCTTGCCCGAGTCCAAGGTCAGCGTGAAGTTCGAGGTGCGCCGCCCGCCCCTGGAGGCCACCGCCGCCTCGCGCGCGCTGGCCTCGCACGGCGTGGCCATCTACCAGGAGCTGGGCCTGCCCATGAAGGTGGTGGACCGCGCCAGCGGCGGCGGCACCGACGCCGCCTTCGCCGCGCTGAAGGCGCGCGGCCCGGTCATCGAGGGCATGGGCCTGTCCGGCTTCGGCGCCCACTCCAATGAGGCGGAGTACATACAGATCGGCAGCATCGTGCCCCGGCTGTACCTGTCGACGCGCATGATCATGGACGTGTCGCAGGGCAAGGCGCCGCTGAAATAG
- the ugpQ gene encoding glycerophosphodiester phosphodiesterase: MTANLPSWPYSRYIAHRGGGRLAPENTLAAMRVGAEHGFTMFEYDVKLSRDNVLVLMHDDDVDRTSNGHGPAAAKDYIELAQLDFGGWHSAAYAGEPLPTFAAVARYTVANGIASNVEIKPCPGREAETGRAVALAARELWKQSATAPLLSSFAEEALAAALQAAPELPRALLVETVPADWLARLQKYQCVALNINQKDATRELIDAVHAAGYRIAAWTVNDPERARLLLDWGIDGIFTDELAAIRPVQA, from the coding sequence ATGACCGCAAACCTCCCCTCCTGGCCCTACTCCCGTTACATCGCCCACCGCGGCGGCGGCCGTCTGGCGCCGGAGAACACGCTGGCCGCCATGCGCGTCGGCGCCGAACACGGTTTCACCATGTTCGAGTACGACGTCAAGCTCAGCCGCGACAACGTGCTGGTGCTGATGCACGACGATGACGTGGACCGTACCTCGAACGGCCACGGCCCGGCCGCCGCCAAGGATTACATCGAACTGGCGCAGCTGGATTTCGGCGGCTGGCACTCGGCCGCCTACGCCGGCGAGCCGCTGCCCACCTTCGCCGCCGTGGCCCGCTACACCGTCGCCAACGGCATCGCCAGCAATGTCGAGATCAAACCCTGCCCGGGTCGCGAGGCCGAGACCGGCCGCGCCGTGGCGCTGGCGGCCCGCGAGTTGTGGAAGCAATCGGCCACCGCCCCCCTGCTCTCGTCCTTCGCCGAAGAGGCGCTGGCGGCGGCGCTGCAAGCCGCGCCCGAGCTGCCGCGCGCGCTGCTGGTGGAAACAGTCCCGGCCGACTGGCTGGCGCGCCTGCAGAAATACCAGTGCGTGGCGCTGAACATCAACCAGAAGGACGCCACCCGCGAGCTGATCGACGCCGTGCACGCCGCCGGCTACCGCATCGCCGCCTGGACCGTCAATGATCCGGAGCGCGCGCGCCTGCTGCTCGACTGGGGCATCGACGGCATCTTCACCGACGAGCTGGCCGCGATCCGGCCCGTCCAGGCTTAA
- a CDS encoding 23S rRNA (adenine(2030)-N(6))-methyltransferase RlmJ yields MFSYRHAFHAGNHADVLKHAILVHTLDYFNRKDAPYWVIDTHAGAGLYSLDGDWATKTAESADGIGRLWERDDLPPILAEYMQRVRAYNTNGRLRRYPGSPWLTLDALRPSDRLRMFEMHPTEIDTLVGNLEHLDRNAQRQTTIYGDDGFEGVKALLPPPTRRGMVLIDPSYEDKNDYRRTLNTVKECIKRFATGTIAVWYPLVQRREANEMARHLENLKVKSWLHATLTVKKAAIDGYGLHGSGMFLVNPPWTLHEALKPAMPYLARELAQDDRAGFTLQYRENT; encoded by the coding sequence GTGTTCAGCTACCGCCACGCCTTCCACGCCGGCAACCACGCCGACGTGCTCAAGCACGCCATCCTCGTCCATACGCTGGATTACTTCAACCGCAAGGACGCGCCGTACTGGGTCATCGACACCCATGCCGGCGCCGGCCTGTACAGCCTGGACGGCGACTGGGCCACCAAGACCGCCGAGTCCGCCGACGGCATCGGCCGGCTCTGGGAGCGCGACGACCTGCCGCCCATCCTGGCCGAGTACATGCAGCGCGTCCGCGCCTATAACACCAACGGCCGGCTGCGGCGCTATCCCGGCTCGCCGTGGCTGACGCTGGATGCGCTGCGTCCGTCGGACCGGCTGCGCATGTTCGAGATGCACCCGACCGAGATCGACACGCTGGTCGGCAACCTGGAACACCTGGACCGCAACGCCCAGCGCCAGACCACCATCTACGGCGATGACGGCTTCGAAGGCGTGAAGGCGCTGCTGCCCCCGCCCACCCGGCGCGGCATGGTGCTGATCGATCCGTCCTATGAAGACAAGAACGACTACCGCCGCACATTGAACACGGTCAAGGAGTGCATCAAGCGTTTCGCCACCGGCACCATCGCCGTCTGGTATCCGCTGGTGCAGCGGCGCGAGGCCAACGAGATGGCCCGCCATCTGGAAAACCTGAAGGTCAAGAGCTGGCTGCACGCCACGCTGACCGTCAAGAAGGCGGCCATCGACGGCTACGGCCTGCACGGCAGCGGCATGTTCCTGGTCAATCCGCCCTGGACGCTGCACGAGGCGCTCAAGCCTGCCATGCCCTATCTGGCGCGCGAGCTGGCGCAGGACGACCGGGCCGGCTTCACGCTGCAATACCGCGAGAACACCTGA
- a CDS encoding LysR family transcriptional regulator produces MKFPRKYLPSMSVLCAFEAAARHQSFTGAALELSLTQSAVSRQIRALEELLGTDLFVRERQTVRLNKAGEAYAREIREALKRVSAATLGFRANPQGGTLNIAILPTFGTRWLAPRLPAFMAANPGITINLATRPEQFDFATEPVDAAIHFGLPVWPGAELDFLMSEQVVPACSRALRGQFDFQAPADLLKAPLLHLESRPDAWERWFHAMGVQAQGVNGMLVDQFALASQAAMSGLGVALLPRFLIEAELARGDLVLAIDAQVESAEKYYLAWRPSQASYPPLQAFRAWLAAAARQA; encoded by the coding sequence ATGAAATTCCCCCGCAAATACCTGCCCTCCATGTCCGTGCTCTGCGCCTTCGAGGCGGCCGCCCGCCACCAGAGCTTCACCGGCGCGGCGCTGGAACTGAGCCTGACGCAAAGCGCCGTCAGCCGGCAGATCCGCGCGCTGGAAGAGCTGCTGGGCACGGACCTGTTCGTTCGAGAGCGTCAGACCGTGCGGCTGAACAAGGCCGGCGAGGCCTATGCCCGGGAAATCCGCGAGGCGCTCAAGCGTGTGTCGGCGGCCACGCTGGGCTTTCGCGCCAATCCGCAGGGCGGCACGCTGAACATCGCGATCCTGCCCACCTTCGGCACGCGCTGGCTGGCGCCGAGGCTGCCGGCGTTCATGGCGGCCAATCCTGGCATCACCATCAACCTGGCCACGCGCCCGGAGCAATTCGATTTCGCCACCGAGCCGGTGGACGCGGCGATCCACTTCGGCCTGCCGGTATGGCCGGGGGCCGAGCTGGATTTCCTGATGAGCGAGCAGGTGGTGCCGGCATGCAGCCGGGCGCTGCGCGGGCAGTTCGATTTCCAGGCGCCGGCGGACCTGCTGAAGGCGCCGCTGCTGCACCTGGAAAGCCGGCCCGATGCCTGGGAACGCTGGTTCCACGCCATGGGCGTGCAGGCCCAGGGCGTGAACGGCATGCTGGTGGATCAGTTCGCGCTGGCCTCGCAGGCGGCCATGTCGGGCCTGGGGGTGGCGCTGTTGCCGCGCTTCCTGATCGAGGCCGAACTGGCGCGCGGCGATCTGGTGCTGGCCATCGACGCGCAGGTGGAAAGCGCCGAGAAATACTATCTGGCCTGGCGTCCGAGCCAGGCCAGCTATCCGCCGCTGCAGGCGTTCCGCGCCTGGCTCGCGGCGGCGGCGCGGCAAGCCTGA
- a CDS encoding VOC family protein: protein MTRSSLVSPDDIRTRFSRAMSDMYRQEVPQYGTLLDLVADINADVLAGSPELRDSLARSASLERLNLERHGAIRLGTAAELATMRRVFAVMGMEPVGYYDLSVAGIPVHSTAFRPVGDAALAANPFRVFTSLLRLDLLEDQALAAQAREILQRRNIFTARALALTEQFERGGGLDSAQADEFVEQVRETFRWHSEATVTAETYQALHDAHRLIADVVCFAGPHINHLTPRTLDIDALQAAMPGRGIPAKEVVEGPPRRKHPILLRQTSFKALEEPVRFLGADTAGTHTARFGEVEQRGIALTRKGRQRYDALLARAREQAPGQRYEDRLTEVFTEFPDDLDTLRAEGLAFFRYALTDDGLRHADPSAADLDIDALLARGLVQANPITYEDFLPVSAAGIFRSNLGSAEQRNYSANEARAAFERDLGCAVHDEIALYEAAQAESLARVRALLGQAEDAALPA from the coding sequence ATGACCCGCTCCTCCCTCGTTTCCCCGGATGACATCCGCACCCGTTTTTCGCGCGCCATGTCCGACATGTACCGCCAGGAAGTGCCGCAGTACGGCACCCTGCTGGATCTGGTCGCCGACATCAACGCCGACGTGCTGGCCGGATCGCCTGAACTGCGCGACAGCCTGGCGCGCTCGGCCAGCCTGGAGCGGCTGAACCTGGAGCGCCACGGCGCCATCCGCCTGGGCACGGCCGCCGAACTGGCGACCATGCGGCGCGTGTTCGCGGTCATGGGCATGGAGCCCGTCGGCTACTACGACCTGTCGGTCGCCGGCATCCCGGTCCATTCCACCGCCTTCCGCCCCGTGGGCGACGCGGCGCTGGCGGCCAATCCCTTCCGTGTGTTCACCTCGCTGCTGCGCCTGGATCTGCTCGAAGACCAGGCGCTGGCCGCGCAGGCGCGCGAGATCCTGCAACGGCGCAACATCTTCACGGCGCGCGCGCTGGCGCTGACCGAGCAGTTCGAACGGGGCGGCGGCCTGGACAGCGCCCAGGCGGACGAATTCGTCGAACAGGTGCGCGAGACCTTCCGCTGGCACAGCGAGGCCACCGTCACGGCCGAGACCTACCAGGCCCTGCACGACGCCCATCGCCTGATCGCCGACGTGGTCTGTTTCGCCGGCCCGCACATCAACCACCTGACCCCGCGCACGCTGGACATCGACGCGCTGCAGGCCGCCATGCCGGGCCGCGGCATCCCAGCCAAGGAAGTGGTCGAAGGCCCGCCACGCCGCAAGCACCCCATCCTGCTGCGCCAGACCAGCTTCAAGGCGCTGGAGGAACCGGTCCGCTTCCTGGGCGCGGACACCGCCGGCACCCATACCGCCCGCTTCGGCGAAGTCGAGCAGCGCGGCATCGCGCTCACCCGCAAGGGCCGCCAGCGCTATGACGCGCTGCTTGCCCGCGCCCGCGAACAGGCGCCCGGCCAGCGCTACGAAGACCGGCTGACCGAGGTCTTCACCGAATTCCCCGACGATCTGGACACGCTGCGCGCCGAAGGCCTGGCCTTCTTCCGCTACGCGCTGACCGACGACGGCCTGCGCCACGCCGACCCGTCGGCCGCCGACCTGGATATCGATGCGCTGCTGGCCCGCGGCCTGGTGCAAGCCAATCCGATCACCTACGAGGACTTCCTGCCCGTGAGCGCGGCCGGCATCTTCCGCTCGAACCTGGGCAGCGCAGAGCAGCGCAACTACTCGGCCAACGAAGCGCGCGCGGCCTTCGAACGCGACCTGGGCTGCGCCGTGCACGACGAGATCGCGCTGTACGAAGCCGCCCAGGCCGAATCGCTGGCGCGCGTCCGCGCCCTGCTGGGCCAGGCCGAAGACGCCGCCCTGCCCGCTTGA
- a CDS encoding PLP-dependent aminotransferase family protein, which produces MSHSPYAAAFAEPAGSPIRELFPYLSRPGMISFAGGYPSPTLLDGAGIEQAAQRVFAQGAGILQYGATEGAPALREALARLCGARGIEAKPEDILVTTGSQQAFDLLVRVFVEPGDVVYVESPSYPATLQALRLAGARIEQVPVDAQGMRIDALETLLANAPADALPKLIYTVPTYSNPCGTLLSQERRAQLASLAARHGVVVVEDDPYGELRFSSTAVEPIHALGARLPSANPVIYLSSLSKTLAPALRVGWMVAPAEVIRRCAIAKQTTDLCTSPIAQLIAAEYLNAGRYPDTVERARREYGARMQAMVDMLQAELGGRILANPPEGGMFIWAEAQDDLAPGALFQACVEQRVLFVPGAAFYAANPKAGTMRLSYAAPDVDQIREGVRRLAAAYNSALGAGK; this is translated from the coding sequence ATGAGCCACTCTCCCTACGCCGCCGCCTTCGCCGAACCGGCCGGTTCGCCCATCCGCGAACTGTTTCCCTACCTGAGCCGTCCCGGCATGATTTCCTTCGCCGGCGGCTATCCCTCGCCGACGCTGCTGGATGGCGCCGGCATCGAACAGGCCGCGCAACGGGTCTTCGCCCAGGGCGCCGGCATCCTGCAGTACGGCGCGACCGAGGGCGCCCCGGCGCTGCGCGAGGCGCTGGCGCGGCTCTGCGGCGCGCGCGGCATCGAGGCGAAGCCCGAGGACATCCTGGTGACCACGGGCTCGCAACAGGCTTTCGACCTGCTGGTGCGCGTGTTCGTGGAACCCGGCGACGTGGTCTACGTGGAATCGCCTTCCTATCCGGCGACGCTGCAGGCGCTGCGCCTGGCCGGCGCGCGCATCGAGCAGGTGCCGGTGGACGCCCAGGGCATGCGGATCGATGCGCTGGAAACGCTGCTGGCGAACGCGCCGGCCGATGCCTTGCCCAAGCTCATCTACACCGTCCCGACCTACTCCAACCCCTGCGGCACGCTGTTGTCCCAGGAACGGCGCGCGCAGCTGGCGAGCCTGGCGGCGCGGCACGGCGTGGTCGTGGTCGAGGACGATCCCTACGGCGAACTGCGCTTCTCGTCCACGGCGGTCGAGCCGATCCACGCGCTGGGCGCGAGGCTGCCGTCGGCCAATCCGGTGATTTACCTGTCCAGCCTGTCCAAGACGCTGGCGCCGGCGCTGCGCGTCGGCTGGATGGTGGCGCCGGCCGAAGTCATCCGCCGCTGCGCCATCGCCAAGCAGACCACCGATCTGTGCACCTCGCCAATCGCGCAGCTGATCGCCGCGGAGTACCTGAACGCCGGCCGCTATCCGGACACGGTGGAACGCGCCCGGCGCGAGTACGGCGCCCGTATGCAGGCCATGGTCGACATGCTGCAGGCCGAACTCGGCGGCCGCATCCTGGCCAATCCGCCGGAAGGCGGCATGTTCATCTGGGCCGAGGCGCAGGACGACCTGGCGCCCGGCGCGCTGTTCCAGGCCTGCGTGGAACAGCGCGTGCTGTTCGTGCCCGGCGCGGCCTTCTATGCGGCCAATCCCAAGGCCGGCACCATGCGGCTGTCGTATGCCGCGCCCGACGTGGACCAGATCCGCGAAGGCGTGCGCAGGCTGGCCGCCGCGTACAACAGCGCGCTCGGCGCCGGCAAGTAG
- a CDS encoding dihydrolipoyl dehydrogenase, with protein sequence MKTLHTDVAVIGAGTAGLAAYRAARAAGKRALLIEGGPYGTTCARVGCMPSKLLIAAAEAAHAAMHTDAFGVRVEGEVSVDGKAVMDRVKRERDRFVGFVLDGVENIPAEDKIRGQARFVSDTVLRVDEHAEIQASRVVIATGSRPSVPPPLRDLGDRLVVNDDVFAWDDLPRRVAVFGPGVIGLELGQALARLGVEVRVFGVSGSLGGISDPLVRQSARKIFQREFYLDPDARVLETRRVGDEVEVRYVALDNSERTERFDYALVATGRRPNVDGLGLEHTSLALNRQGVPLFDRETMQAGDAPIFIAGDANADAPLLHEAADEGRIAGENAARYPDVRPGLRRAPLAVVFSDPQIALAGQGHARLVPGTFVTGQVDFGDQGRSRVMLKNRGMLHVYADIATGRFLGAEMVGPGAEHIGHLLAWAVQQELTVARMLEMPFYHPVIEEGLRTALRDAAAKLAQAREALQVEETA encoded by the coding sequence ATGAAGACTTTGCACACTGACGTCGCCGTCATCGGCGCCGGCACCGCCGGCCTGGCCGCTTATCGCGCAGCCCGCGCCGCCGGCAAGCGCGCCTTGCTGATCGAGGGCGGCCCCTATGGCACGACCTGCGCGCGCGTGGGCTGCATGCCGTCCAAGCTGCTGATCGCCGCCGCCGAGGCCGCGCATGCCGCGATGCATACCGATGCGTTCGGCGTGCGCGTGGAAGGCGAGGTCAGCGTCGATGGCAAGGCGGTCATGGATCGCGTCAAGCGCGAGCGCGACCGCTTCGTCGGCTTCGTGCTGGACGGCGTGGAGAACATTCCCGCCGAGGACAAGATCCGTGGCCAGGCGCGCTTCGTGTCGGACACCGTGCTGCGCGTGGATGAGCATGCCGAGATCCAGGCTTCGCGGGTGGTGATCGCCACCGGCTCGCGGCCGTCGGTGCCGCCGCCGCTGCGCGACTTGGGCGACCGGCTTGTCGTGAACGACGATGTGTTCGCCTGGGACGATCTGCCGCGCCGCGTGGCCGTGTTCGGCCCTGGCGTGATCGGACTGGAGCTGGGTCAGGCGCTGGCGCGCCTGGGCGTCGAGGTGCGGGTGTTCGGCGTCAGCGGCAGCCTGGGCGGCATCAGCGACCCGCTGGTGCGCCAGAGCGCCCGCAAGATCTTCCAGCGCGAGTTCTACCTGGATCCGGACGCCCGCGTGCTGGAAACCAGGCGCGTCGGCGATGAGGTCGAGGTGCGCTACGTGGCGCTGGACAACAGCGAGCGCACCGAGCGCTTTGACTATGCGCTGGTCGCCACCGGCCGCCGCCCCAACGTGGACGGGCTGGGCCTGGAGCACACCTCGCTGGCATTGAACAGGCAGGGCGTGCCGCTGTTCGACCGCGAGACCATGCAGGCTGGCGATGCGCCCATCTTCATCGCCGGCGACGCCAACGCCGACGCGCCGCTGCTGCACGAGGCCGCCGACGAGGGGCGCATCGCCGGCGAGAACGCCGCGCGCTATCCCGATGTGCGCCCCGGTCTGCGGCGCGCGCCGCTGGCGGTGGTGTTCTCGGATCCGCAGATCGCGCTGGCCGGACAGGGCCACGCGCGGCTGGTGCCGGGCACCTTCGTCACCGGCCAGGTGGATTTCGGCGACCAGGGCCGCTCGCGGGTGATGCTGAAGAACCGGGGCATGCTGCACGTGTACGCCGACATCGCGACCGGCCGTTTCCTGGGCGCCGAGATGGTCGGTCCCGGCGCCGAGCACATCGGCCACCTGCTGGCGTGGGCCGTGCAGCAGGAGCTGACTGTGGCGCGGATGCTGGAGATGCCGTTCTACCACCCCGTGATCGAGGAAGGCCTGCGCACGGCGTTGCGCGATGCCGCCGCCAAGCTGGCGCAGGCGCGCGAGGCGCTGCAGGTCGAGGAAACTGCCTGA
- a CDS encoding glutathione peroxidase, whose product MLQNREGQRVPNVTFPVREGNTWKKLTSDDIFKNKTVVVFSLPGAFTPTCSSTHLPRYNELAPAFFKEGVDSIVCVSVNDTFVMNEWAKDQESANITLLPDGNGAFTEGMGMLVDKSDLGFGKRSWRYSMLVKDGVVQKMFIEPEKEGDPFEVSDADTMLAYFAPKAKKPDQVVVFSKPGCPFCVEAKALLQDKGFDPIEIPLENKVRGRVIGAVSGKGTAPQVFINGSLIGGLDDLKAHFA is encoded by the coding sequence ATGCTGCAAAACCGTGAAGGCCAACGTGTTCCCAACGTCACGTTCCCCGTCCGCGAGGGCAACACCTGGAAAAAGCTCACGTCCGACGACATCTTCAAGAACAAGACGGTCGTGGTCTTTTCGCTTCCCGGCGCTTTCACGCCGACCTGCTCGTCGACCCACCTGCCGCGCTACAACGAACTGGCGCCCGCGTTCTTCAAGGAAGGCGTGGACAGCATCGTGTGCGTGTCGGTGAATGACACCTTCGTGATGAACGAATGGGCCAAGGACCAGGAATCGGCCAACATCACGCTGCTGCCCGACGGCAACGGCGCCTTCACCGAAGGCATGGGCATGCTGGTCGACAAGAGCGACCTGGGTTTCGGCAAGCGCAGCTGGCGCTATTCCATGCTGGTCAAGGACGGCGTGGTGCAGAAGATGTTCATCGAGCCGGAAAAGGAAGGCGATCCCTTTGAAGTGTCGGACGCCGACACCATGCTGGCGTACTTCGCGCCCAAGGCCAAGAAGCCCGACCAGGTGGTCGTGTTCTCCAAGCCGGGCTGCCCGTTCTGCGTGGAAGCCAAGGCGCTGCTGCAGGACAAGGGTTTCGATCCGATCGAGATCCCGCTGGAGAACAAGGTCCGCGGCCGCGTCATCGGCGCCGTCTCGGGCAAGGGCACCGCGCCGCAGGTGTTCATCAACGGCTCGCTGATCGGCGGCCTGGACGACCTGAAGGCGCACTTCGCCTGA
- a CDS encoding heavy-metal-associated domain-containing protein, translating into MSIEFQVPDMTCGHCVKTITGAVTAAVPGSAVVTDLATHRVTVTGTDQADKVEAAIRDAGYEPARV; encoded by the coding sequence ATGAGCATCGAGTTCCAAGTCCCCGACATGACCTGCGGCCACTGCGTCAAGACCATCACCGGCGCCGTCACGGCCGCCGTGCCCGGCTCGGCGGTGGTCACGGACCTGGCGACGCACCGCGTGACGGTGACCGGCACGGACCAGGCGGACAAGGTCGAGGCCGCCATTCGTGACGCGGGCTACGAGCCGGCACGCGTCTGA